The following coding sequences lie in one Treponema sp. OMZ 790 genomic window:
- a CDS encoding polymer-forming cytoskeletal protein, translating to MKRNNKYKEKNVTVLGKETVFDGVMKFSESLQIEGKFIGAIDSQGSLHVSKSADCRVQYVKAASITVEGSVVGSLSAADKVDLKSGCSVKGDITAGKLRIADKVSFEGSVRMIKNTGVPEKNFFSIKSEQLKEQLSRQ from the coding sequence ATGAAACGGAATAATAAATATAAAGAAAAGAATGTGACGGTTTTAGGTAAAGAAACCGTTTTTGACGGAGTGATGAAATTTTCTGAAAGTTTGCAAATTGAAGGTAAATTTATCGGTGCCATAGATTCTCAAGGTTCTTTACATGTGTCAAAAAGTGCCGATTGCAGAGTTCAGTATGTAAAGGCTGCTTCTATTACCGTTGAAGGCTCTGTTGTCGGGTCCCTTTCTGCTGCCGATAAAGTTGATTTAAAATCCGGATGTTCCGTTAAAGGCGATATTACAGCCGGGAAGTTAAGAATAGCCGACAAGGTTTCTTTTGAGGGCTCTGTCAGAATGATTAAAAATACCGGTGTTCCCGAAAAAAACTTTTTTTCGATAAAGTCGGAGCAGCTTAAAGAACAGCTTAGCCGTCAATAA
- a CDS encoding CinA family protein, translating to MIDFELVKKVFFVLKERDIKLITCESLTGGLISSEFTKIPGASEVLWGGYVVYTPQAKIELLDVDPMILKNFGLVSAQTVEAMNLGAVNTFLAASSAPISVVSIAVSGAAGPSSLEGHPAGTVYVSSALFDSKNLNFKIQNGLKKVEKSSLLFDTHFYKFSGSRDEVREQTLNKAFLHVLSLIKN from the coding sequence GTGATTGATTTTGAACTTGTAAAAAAAGTTTTTTTTGTTCTAAAAGAAAGAGACATAAAACTTATAACCTGCGAATCATTGACCGGAGGTTTAATATCTTCGGAGTTTACAAAAATTCCGGGTGCGTCCGAAGTTCTTTGGGGCGGCTATGTGGTATATACGCCTCAGGCAAAAATTGAACTTTTAGATGTAGACCCTATGATTTTAAAAAACTTCGGCCTTGTGAGTGCTCAAACCGTAGAAGCCATGAACTTGGGAGCCGTTAATACGTTTTTAGCGGCTTCTTCCGCTCCGATTTCTGTAGTTTCTATTGCCGTAAGCGGAGCGGCCGGCCCTTCGAGTCTTGAAGGCCATCCGGCCGGAACTGTATATGTGTCTTCTGCTCTTTTTGATTCTAAAAACTTGAATTTTAAAATTCAAAACGGTTTAAAAAAAGTCGAAAAATCTTCTCTTTTATTTGATACTCATTTTTATAAATTTTCGGGTTCAAGGGATGAGGTGAGAGAACAAACTTTAAATAAAGCTTTTTTACATGTTCTATCATTGATAAAAAATTGA
- a CDS encoding DUF3841 domain-containing protein, with translation MDSWTRIFDIDEWNIFKVQANIWQIKKEWIKTIVNIGEPIP, from the coding sequence ATGGACAGTTGGACAAGAATTTTTGATATTGATGAATGGAATATTTTTAAAGTTCAGGCAAATATCTGGCAGATTAAAAAAGAATGGATAAAAACTATAGTGAATATCGGAGAACCTATTCCGTAA